The genomic stretch AATTTATAGCAATTGTCTGCTCTAGTATGCTTTTCACATAGGCTCATATCTCCAACTCTGCTCCTTTAATGTATATTATTGGTCATTTGATTTTTCAGATGAAATCCCCACAGTAGTGGGGATCTTCAGTGCATTTGGCCTGGTCTTCACAGTCTCTCTGTTTGCTTGGATATGCTGTCAGAGAAAATCATCCAAGTCTAACAAGACTCCTCCATATAAGTTTGTGCATGTGCTAAAGGGAGTTGATATTTACCCTGAAAACCTAAATAGCAAAAAGAAGTTTGGAGCAGATGACAAAAATGAAGTAAAGAATAAACCAGCTGTGCCAAAGAATTCATTGCATCTCGACCTTGAGAAGAGAGATCTCAATGGCAATTTTCCTAAAACCAACCTCAAAGCTGGCAGCCCTCCTGATTTGGAGAATGTGATCCCGAAGCTCTtttcagaaggggaaaaagaTGCAGTTTCCCCTGATAGCTTAAAGTCCAGCACTTCCCTTAGTTCAGAAGAGAAACAAGAGAAGCTGGGAACCCTCTTCTTCTCCTTAGAGTACAACTTTGAGAAGAAAGCATTTGTGGTAAATATCAAGGAAGCCCGCGGCTTGCCTGCCATGGATGAGCAGTCGATGACCTCCGACCCATACATCAAAATGACGATCCTCCCAGAGAAGAAGCATAAAGTGAAAACCAGAGTTCTGAGAAAGACCTTGGACCCAGGTTTTGATGAGACTTTTACATTCTACGGGATCCCCTACACTCAGATCCAAGAGTTGGCCTTGCATTTCACCATCTTGAGTTTTGACAGGTTTTCAAGAGATGATATCATTGGAGAAGTCCTTATTCCTCTGgaaggaattgaattgtctgatGGAAAAATGTTAATGAACAGAGAGATTATCAAGAGAAATGTCAGGGTAATTCATTTCTAGTGCCTAAAGTATTTGTAAACAATCTTTTATTTCGTTTTTTTTTGTATCTAGGggatttttattaagataataaGTTTTATGCATATCATCTTTACCATGTTTAATTATCATTAATCATGATCAAATGGGGAACAGGGGAATAGAgtagatgaaagaaaatgtaacCCCTAACTGAaatgcttaaattatttttatggtataaaataaatagaCATCCTTTATCGatatttaaataccatttatataaatattttttgttatttttatcacaaatattttgACTAAGATACCACTTGAACTAAAATGTAGGCAAATATCTCTTATTCATAAACAAATTAACAAAGATATTTCAAGGTCAgcataattaaatttgaaatttaaatttaaaattaaatcaattcaTTCTAAGGATTTGGAAGTTGTATTGACTTTTCATATAATTGCTTTTCAAAGAGGAgacatcacatcatatcaaatTATAAACATTCATCTTTATGTTATATAACAGGAAGTGAGTTACTCTGCCTTCATAAGTATACTACTTTGGTAGTTCTGGGATTATTAGAAAATGATAAGACATCAGGTAATCAAATTTAAGCCTATTTCCACTTTAAACACAGAACTCAATTAATTCCAATTGTATTTCAGACTAACTTGTGTCTATAAGGCATAATTTTATAGAATACCATAAAGCTCATTTTGACCCTATCCTTGCcttgtctttttgttgaaattaatgaaaatcaaGGTCCAGAAACACTAAGTTGCTTGTTTGAGACCCCTGGCTGTTTAGTGGCACTGTGAGAATACAGATCTGTGCCATACTCGTATTCTTCTTGGAGTGCTCATTCATACATCTATCCCATGTCAAcatttgtgtaaatatatattgaagttTTAAAAGCTCTGGCTGAGCCATCATTTTTAGCGATAATCAAGCCCCAAGTGTAATTTTGTTACTTTCAATTAAAACTTGTACTTTGAGTTCTTGTAACCTTATCTAATGTCTTTAAAGTACAAATGAAACCTAAGCACCATGCAAAAAAGGATTCTGTGATACTGTCCAAACACAAAGCGTTAAAAATTGAGTCAATTCTCTCCAAAACTTATTCATTCCTTGGATTAAATAAGGactttgggtgggggtggggggtggcagagAATTTTAACTCCATTAGCCCTCTGGGCCAGCAGAGTGGTGGGGGCAGAATAAATTGCAGTTGATCTGAATTCAAATTCTAATAATATCAGGGCTAAAGAATTTGAAATCAAATCAAACTTAACATGAGTCATTTTGCCTTTTGCAGACTCATTCAAACGAATAGACAACTTTTAATACTGTTAATAAGTTTAACAAGtatagatttaatttaaaaatcaaaagctaAAAATACCTCTGTATAGGCTATACTCCACCCTTTTAAACATTTCTAGTAATGGGTGTGGCTAACACGTTACAAATTTTAACAAACTGTAGTACCTAAAAGTACCACAAGATGGCAGACAGTATTTAGGAGGTGATGATACTGCACAAAAGCTTGTAGTTACTCTTGGATTCCATagtatactaaaataaaaataaatagaaaaattacattttaataacaatgctattacattgctttaaaatgttaatataagtacaaatttcaaaactgaaaataaaaatactaataaaaatacttatacCACTTCTCTCTCTGTTTAGAAGTCTTCAGGACGGGGTGAGTTACTGATCTCTCTCTGCTATCAGTCCACCACAAATACTCTCACTGTGGTTGTTTTAAAAGCTCGACACCTGCCTAAAACCGATGTGTCTGGACTCTCAGGTAAGAATGCTTCTGAAAAACGAAGGCTCAGTGTATAAATGAGTAATACATTGGGCAAAATAGTTAACTAACAATCAtgattttgatttactttttattcacAATTACAAGTGATGTGATAGTTTTTCCGTTTCTCattttatggaataaaaatgtGAGCCAATGCCATtggcaagaagaagaaaactacatAGTTCTAAAATCTGAGCCAAAGCGAGTATTTGGTAGATGTCTGAATGGGGTTGAAGGAAAAAACAGTGATAAACGCAGAGATGAGAGGACGTGGCCAAAAACACAGTGATggatataaaattaaagttactttactaacagttgtcaccccaataaactttaattaaaatcaaaacaaacaaacaaaaagaaatgttctgATAAacacccccctccaaaaaaaaaaaaaaagatggggtagaaaagttcttaattttagtattttaaatgagCCTGCCTACCCTTACACTTCtattattctttaatttatctGCTTTAAGAATTAGCTTTTCATTTtgtgcccccccccaaaaaaaaaaaaaaaaaaaaaaacaacaacaaaagctgtAGAGCATGATGGGAAAGAACACATGACCTATGGCTTAAAATAATCTCTGTTCAACTCCTAACCCTTCCATTTCTTAGCACAGTAACTTTGGGTATGTTTCTTAAACTCCACACAAACTGGACTTAATAATACTTGCCTTGAATGGAATTATGAAGACAAGAAAGATATACATTATTAACTACCAACtagttctattattattattatttgacaaTAGAATTTAAACACATGGTCTTCAAGGTTTAGATTAGGGAGCTAAATTTAGTTCATGTGCTGCAaccagaaaaaaaggcaaaaataatataattaaatgtgtGTTAAAGTAGTGTGGTTCTAAAATCCACACAATAAGGGTGACACAAAGAAAACCAACATTGGGAAACAGGAAGCAAATCTAGGAGTTGATTAAAGAAGCCTAGAAAAGTTAAAGCCAAAAAGGGCATTGCTACTGTGAATTTTAAATGCCTGTTCAACAGAAAATGCAGCCCAAGCTCAGAGACATAGAGTCTCATCTACAGTTATAAAACTCAATAAGGTTATATGTTCGCTAATGTTTTGTTCCTCCTATCCCATTCTCCAGAATGAGTTATCAGTAATCAGAATCTGTCATTAgaacattctcttttcttctagatTATCTTTTCAGGCTGTTATTCCGTTTCCTTCCTCATCTTCTGGTTTAgaactgttttcttctatgttgcATTCTTAGTTGCTTTCGATTTGTTGACAAGAGAAAAGCCCAGATTTATCCATATGTTCACTTTGTTTTGCCCCATTTTCATTGTAATCACATTTTATTGGCACGCAATGATCTCTGAGGGCACCATTACATTGGGGCCGGCTCTGCAACCAGGCTCTGTCACTGTACTCTGTTGTTTACCATTACAGATCCCTACGTCAAAGTGAACCTGTACCATGCCAAAAAGAGAATCTCCAAAAAGAAGACTCATGTGAAGAAATGCACCCCCAATGCAGTGTTCAATGAACTGTTTGTCTTTGATATTCCTTGtgagggtcttgaagagataagTGTTGAATTTCTAGTTTTGGATTCTGACAGGGGATCCCGCAATGAGGTGATTGGGCGATTGATCCTGGGAGCAGCAGCAGAGGGAACCGGAGGAGAGCATTGGAAGGAGATCTGTGAATATCCCAGGAGACAAATTGCCAAGTGGCATATGCTCTGTGATGGTTAGCATCCTAGCCATGAGTTGGAACTTAATGATTTTACTAGGAAAGGgacaattttctttatttctgatacGTGATTGCGAGCTTGTGACAACAAGCTACCTTTTATGTTGTTGCTAGAAATGGGTTGATTAGCAGGCCAGAAAGTAACTGTAAATGTGTATCATGATAATTTCCC from Rhinolophus sinicus isolate RSC01 linkage group LG09, ASM3656204v1, whole genome shotgun sequence encodes the following:
- the SYT4 gene encoding synaptotagmin-4; the protein is MAPITTSREEFDEIPTVVGIFSAFGLVFTVSLFAWICCQRKSSKSNKTPPYKFVHVLKGVDIYPENLNSKKKFGADDKNEVKNKPAVPKNSLHLDLEKRDLNGNFPKTNLKAGSPPDLENVIPKLFSEGEKDAVSPDSLKSSTSLSSEEKQEKLGTLFFSLEYNFEKKAFVVNIKEARGLPAMDEQSMTSDPYIKMTILPEKKHKVKTRVLRKTLDPGFDETFTFYGIPYTQIQELALHFTILSFDRFSRDDIIGEVLIPLEGIELSDGKMLMNREIIKRNVRKSSGRGELLISLCYQSTTNTLTVVVLKARHLPKTDVSGLSDPYVKVNLYHAKKRISKKKTHVKKCTPNAVFNELFVFDIPCEGLEEISVEFLVLDSDRGSRNEVIGRLILGAAAEGTGGEHWKEICEYPRRQIAKWHMLCDG